The segment CACATATAGTTTCCAAAACAACCCCTGTACTGTTAAATATACCTAACTATCTTCAATTGTAAACGACCTTTTTTCGACCTTCCCTGTATTTCCCCAATCATAACCCTACCATATCCACGGAGAGAAAGGGTATCTCCTTCTTCTGCCAATTCCGCCGGATTATCTGTAATGCGCCAGTTGACTTGGCATTTTCCGTTCCGGATCATAGGAACAGTTTTATTCCTGGACAGACGAAAAGCTTCGGAAGCAATTGCATCCACCCGCATAGAAGCAACGGATACGGTCACATCTTCTGTTTTTCTGTCTGGAACGATGATGTCAGAACGCTTTAACTGGGTCACCTGGACAGGGATATTACCAACCTTGTTCAACTGTGATCGGATAAAATCCTCCATCTCTTCAGCCAAAATGAGCTGACATCCATCAGCGATTGACAAAATATCGCCTAAGGCTTCCCGCTTGATCCCCAGTCCCAAAAGGGAACCCAATACATCAGGGTGCCGAAGGGTCTGATGAGCTTTCACATAGAGAAATGAAAGTCCATGATCCTCCTCCGATTGTATAAAGGGGGGATCAATCCGTCCCCTGCAGCGCTCTGAATCAGGAAAGCCCCCGTCAAAGGATAGGTTCAGGTCGGGAGCACGGCGAACAAGGGTTTCGGTGATCTTTTGTTCTCTCGGATTTAAAAAAGGAGTCAGCACAGTCTGATAGCGTCGGGAAGACTGTTCCATCCAGTCCAGTACCCGATCCACCAACACTCGTTCTTCCATACGAAAATGCCGGAATAATTCCTCCTTCTTTGTCATCTCATAACGCCTTTAATATCAGGAACAGAATATAGAGAACTCCTTGTTCAATAAAGCGCAATGCAATCAAAGCTACAATAGGCGAAATATCAATCATCCCCAAAGGCGGAATAAAACTTCGAAAGATTGACAGATACGGCTCCACCAGTCGACCCAAAAACTCACCGACAGGGGATTCTCTCACCCCGGGAAGCCAAGACATCAGGATGTATCCAAGAATCAAAAACGAGTAAATCGTAAACAAAGTCGTGATAATCGCAACAATGTTCATTCCGTCACCTCAAAATATCATTGGCATCTTGAGACATCATGTCACTAATGGCCCCCTGAATATCCACATTCACAGGTGTACATAAAAAGATCAAAGAACCTAATTTATGGATATTCCCTCCCAGGGCATAAACAGTCCCACTTAAAAAATCAACAATCCGTGTCGCCTCCTCTTTGGAAACCCGTTGCAAATTGACTACGGTAGGGCGGTGATTTTTCAGGTTGTCGGCGATATCTTGAGCCTCATCGTAGGTACGTGGTTCAACAAGTACCACACGAACATTTTTTTGGGTATGCAAAGAAACCACGTTTTTTCTCCCTTTACTCGATGCGACATCCTCATAGTACTCCCGGTCATCGTCATCAGAGATCCCGAGAAAACCCATCATACGGTCCATGAAACTCATATCAACCGCCTCCTTCACCGCCGTGTCAGAGGTTCCGACCCACCAGGGTAGATCCCAAACGGAGACAGGTCGCTCCTTCTTCCACTGCGACAACGTAATCATTGGACATGCCCATGGACAGGTGAGGAAGGGAGAGTCCAGGCTCTTCAAGCTTCTGCAATTGTTCCTGCAAGGATCTCAGTTCCCGAAATACCGGCCGGGCCATCTCCGGATCCTCCTCATGGGGAGCCATGGTCATCAACCCTTCAATTTTTAGACCAGGTAATTGAACCACTTCCCGGGCAAAATCAGACAGCTCTGCCGGAGCAAGCCCGTACTTGGAATCCTCCCCCGCCACATTCACCTGCAGGAAACAGTGAATGACATTCCCCGTTTTCTCGCAACGGCGGCTTAATTCCTCAGCCAGGGAATAACGATCCAGTGAATGGAGGTATGTAAAACGCCCCACTACATACTTGACCTTATTCCGTTGAAGATGCCCGATAAAATGCCACTCACCACGATCCCCCAAAGCTTCCCATTTCGGAAGAGCTTCCTGGACCCGGCTTTCACCCAGGCGGTGCAAACCTGAATCCAGTGCCTGACGGGTTCTTTCCATATCCACATACTTCGTGACGGCCACCACTTGCACCTTGGAGGCATCCCGTTGGGACCGCTCACAGGCAGCCTTTATTTTCTCCTGAACCGCTTCCCACCGCTGTTGGATATCATTCATGTTCAATCACCCTTTCCGCTTTCCAATAAAGGCAACCATCCGTCCGGTCTTTCCTTGATCCCGACGGTGAGAATGAAAGAGTTCCGGGTGACAGCTTGTACACAATCCGGTGACAGCAATTCTGTTTTCAAGCAATCCGACTTGAAGAAGTAACTGTTTATTGGCTTCTCTTAAATCCAACATCCACTTCCCCGGACCGGACGGTTTCAACACACGTTCATCCGCATTGGGTAAAACTTTGATCAGAGGACTGACAACCTGCTTATCCACTTCGTAACAGCATGAGCCGATGGAGGGAGCCACAGCTACTTGTATCTGCCGGCGGTTTGCTCCTCGGATGACCATTTCTTCCACCATCTGCGGTCCGATTCCTCCTACTGTTCCACGCCATCCCGCATGAGCCACACCGATCCACCCACTATCAGGGCTGTAAAACAGCAAGGGAACGCAATCTGCATAAAAAGAGGTTAACAAGACATCTTCCTCTCGGGTCAACAAACCATCCGTATCGGAAAAGGCGGTATCCCCGGAGTAACTTCCCCGACCGCGTCCTTCCCTGCATACTTCCCGGATCACGGTACCATGAACCTGACTTCCGCAAGTCCAAGATGAAAACGAAATACCCAGTTCCTGAGTCAGACGTTTTCTATTCTGAACCGTTTGATCCGGCATACCTCCAACCTGAAAAGCATAGTTCCACAGATTTGTCTGTTGAACGGATTCTCTATCTCGAGCACTCATCCCTGCTATTAAATGAGGAAACTCCCTTTCCCAACGGGTCAGGGAGAAATGGGGGACAGTGGCATCTTGTTGAAAATGAAAAGGTTCCATATCTTCCCCTCCCCCTACAGTTTACCACACCGCTCCTGGGAGACAAAGAAGTTTGTATCGTGTCAGCCCCTGTGGGAGGGAGCCGGAGGGGAAAAATGGGATGAATCTCTTTCTGCGTGAGAGTGTGTATTCAGTCGAACCAATATCACATCTGTTCCGATCTTTACAATCTGATTCCACGGAATTACCCACTCTTTCCCCCCTGACCACAAACCGAATAAGCGACTTTCCCCTGGTACAACCAATGCTTGGATTTCACCTTGGTGTAAATCCACTTCCAAATCGTGAATCTGGCCCAATTTGCGGCCATCACTTACATTCACAACATCTTTGGACTGGAGTTCTGAAATTTTGATCATGGCATTCACCTTGCTCCTGGGGTTTTATTGCCCAGTATATGCCAAGCTTTTTCAGTTGATCATCCTGATTCTCCCAACCAAATAAAAACCTCATTCTCCAAGGACCCACTATTCCCAGAAATGAGGTTTCCATCTTTTTGTTTCATGATCCGAATGCCTTGGCAGCTGCGTATACAAGACTCCCGGCGATGAGAAAACAGGAGATAAAGATAAACAATAAAACATTCCGCTCTTTTTTCATCCTTTTACGTTCTGCTTGATCCACATCTTGTGTCATAGCGCCACTCCTTCATCCCTTTCATATGGGATCATTTTCTCTGCTCCTTATCATTTTATCATTTTTCAACTCCTATTGCGGGCCATAATGTTGCTGTTGTCATCAAAACGTAAACCGATACTCGTGGAAATTTTTGATATTTGCGCCGATTAACTCTGGAGCGGCTTGGGGTAAATGCCCCTCGCCTGCTTTTTGATAATGCCTCTATTGAATAAACTTGTTCATCTGATTGATAGCCGCTTTCTCCAAACGAGATACCTGAGCCTGGGATATCCCAATTTCATCCGCTACTTCCATTTGAGTCTTGCCTTCAAAGAAACGCATGGATAAAATCAGTTTTTCCCGTCCATTCAGCCTGCCCATTGCTTCCCGGAGAGCAATTTCCTCCACCCAGTGAAGATCCTTATTCTCATCATCTGACAGTTGATCCATCACATAGATAGGATCACCGCCGTCCTGATAGATCGGTTCAAACAAAGAAACAGGATCCTGAATGGCATCCAGGGCAAATACGACTTCTTCCTTGGAGACATTGAGAGCTTCCGATATTTCATGGATGGTGGGTTCCCGGGAATGCCGGTAAGTAAGACTGTCTCGCACTTGCAGTGCTTTATAGGCGATATCCCGTAATGAACGGGAAACCCGGATTGGATTGTTGTCTCGTAAATATCGTCGGATTTCACCGATGATCATCGGTACCGCATATGTGGAGAATTTAACGTTCTGGCTCAAGTCAAAATTATCGATTGCTTTCATTAAGCCGATACACCCAACCTGAAACAAATCATCCACATTTTCACCACGATTGTTAAATCGCTGAA is part of the Kroppenstedtia pulmonis genome and harbors:
- a CDS encoding YggT family protein, coding for MNIVAIITTLFTIYSFLILGYILMSWLPGVRESPVGEFLGRLVEPYLSIFRSFIPPLGMIDISPIVALIALRFIEQGVLYILFLILKAL
- the pgeF gene encoding peptidoglycan editing factor PgeF — its product is MEPFHFQQDATVPHFSLTRWEREFPHLIAGMSARDRESVQQTNLWNYAFQVGGMPDQTVQNRKRLTQELGISFSSWTCGSQVHGTVIREVCREGRGRGSYSGDTAFSDTDGLLTREEDVLLTSFYADCVPLLFYSPDSGWIGVAHAGWRGTVGGIGPQMVEEMVIRGANRRQIQVAVAPSIGSCCYEVDKQVVSPLIKVLPNADERVLKPSGPGKWMLDLREANKQLLLQVGLLENRIAVTGLCTSCHPELFHSHRRDQGKTGRMVAFIGKRKG
- a CDS encoding YggS family pyridoxal phosphate-dependent enzyme, with protein sequence MNDIQQRWEAVQEKIKAACERSQRDASKVQVVAVTKYVDMERTRQALDSGLHRLGESRVQEALPKWEALGDRGEWHFIGHLQRNKVKYVVGRFTYLHSLDRYSLAEELSRRCEKTGNVIHCFLQVNVAGEDSKYGLAPAELSDFAREVVQLPGLKIEGLMTMAPHEEDPEMARPVFRELRSLQEQLQKLEEPGLSLPHLSMGMSNDYVVAVEEGATCLRLGSTLVGRNL
- the sigG gene encoding RNA polymerase sporulation sigma factor SigG; the protein is MARNKVEICGVDTSKLPVLKNEKMRALFRSLQNEGDLSAREQLVNGNLRLVLSVIQRFNNRGENVDDLFQVGCIGLMKAIDNFDLSQNVKFSTYAVPMIIGEIRRYLRDNNPIRVSRSLRDIAYKALQVRDSLTYRHSREPTIHEISEALNVSKEEVVFALDAIQDPVSLFEPIYQDGGDPIYVMDQLSDDENKDLHWVEEIALREAMGRLNGREKLILSMRFFEGKTQMEVADEIGISQAQVSRLEKAAINQMNKFIQ
- a CDS encoding YlmC/YmxH family sporulation protein; this translates as MIKISELQSKDVVNVSDGRKLGQIHDLEVDLHQGEIQALVVPGESRLFGLWSGGKEWVIPWNQIVKIGTDVILVRLNTHSHAERDSSHFSPPAPSHRG
- a CDS encoding RNA-binding protein; the encoded protein is MTKKEELFRHFRMEERVLVDRVLDWMEQSSRRYQTVLTPFLNPREQKITETLVRRAPDLNLSFDGGFPDSERCRGRIDPPFIQSEEDHGLSFLYVKAHQTLRHPDVLGSLLGLGIKREALGDILSIADGCQLILAEEMEDFIRSQLNKVGNIPVQVTQLKRSDIIVPDRKTEDVTVSVASMRVDAIASEAFRLSRNKTVPMIRNGKCQVNWRITDNPAELAEEGDTLSLRGYGRVMIGEIQGRSKKGRLQLKIVRYI
- a CDS encoding cell division protein SepF, which produces MSFMDRMMGFLGISDDDDREYYEDVASSKGRKNVVSLHTQKNVRVVLVEPRTYDEAQDIADNLKNHRPTVVNLQRVSKEEATRIVDFLSGTVYALGGNIHKLGSLIFLCTPVNVDIQGAISDMMSQDANDILR